From Euwallacea similis isolate ESF13 chromosome 11, ESF131.1, whole genome shotgun sequence, the proteins below share one genomic window:
- the LOC136412122 gene encoding zinc finger MYND domain-containing protein 11 isoform X1: MECCADICIQFINSHFYAWTTGTCNIGSDITMSIRRHCDPINVKKIWDAVRSANVGHQACDTNRIFKYLQNSEKCSLAQIELYLKQCINDGLLIVSRRNYSGNSDGFNCTYRITEQELPDFDGKDWYCFECHLAGEVNMCVNCFRVFHSDCIKSARTKFESHKSSKDETNLSSSLRFNNTSTSRAEPTIDSIDFNLDVFPSANERRNSLIDCTFDEKLCSVCNLVNIDDCKLEKGEMNYLLKFVLHRIRNWLPNTITHTMAAEDRPSWLTDSELTWRANQLFFEHRDMSVIEVNLNTESYSILSEFLADILTVQHNVAIFHGIESQEYQAAELMVLDTLHDITELRNCPDCYRYSNEKINAWWFALPCREPHNLVWAKQKGYPYWPAKVIKETPSHCDVRFFGGKHERSLIHKSFIKSISVSKESLKIKPSSAFTKSLEELIYHQRLLTDPREVENILTASKFNKPAKKLLTPPVRVPKPSRKKATLTSIVADSESGTSVTIIKRKSSSSSGVAESSSSKKTKEEPERTSSSIISGNVINISDGEEEETDYSFRGNVTTQECFRFDENYEQVSSSTENDKNNSNDAGLHQLDQPYSDSVEKMRRKAESLTNKNEIIKCAMECMQAEIDRITEDHNEHLKRLFESHNNQISETKKKQWCFNCEQDAIYHCCWNTAYCSQTCQQQHWQAEHKKVCRRKRQA; this comes from the exons ATGGAGTGTTGTGCAGATATCTGCATTCAGTTCATTAATTCGCATTTCTATGCATGGACCACAGGAACAT GTAACATTGGAAGTGACATCACCATGTCGATTAGACGTCACTGCGAcccaataaatgttaaaaaaatatgggacGCTGTTAGATCAGCCAATGTGGGACATCAGGCATGTGATAcaaacagaatttttaaatatcttcaaaacagtGAAAAGTGCAGTTTAGCCCAAATAGAACTCTACCTTAAGCAGTGTATAAATGATGGACTCTTAAT TGTTTCAAGGAGGAATTATTCAGGTAATTCCGATGGTTTCAATTGTACCTACAGAATAACCGAACAGGAACTG CCTGATTTTGATGGAAAAGATTGGTATTGTTTTGAGTGTCACTTAGCTGGGGAAGTAAACATGTGTGTAAATTGTTTTCGCGTATTCCATTCCGACTGCATCAAAAGTGCAAGGACAAAATTTGAATCTCATAAATCAag CAAGgatgaaacaaatttaag TTCATCGCTGAGGTTTAATAATACATCAACGTCTAGGGCCGAACCTACTATAGATTCCATCGACTTCAATCTGGACGTTTTTCCAAGTGCAAATGAACGCAGAAATTCTTTGATCGATTGCACGTTTGACGAAAAACTGTGTAGTGTGTGTAACCTCGTTAATATTGACGACTGCAAACTCGAGAAGGGggaaatgaattatttattgaaattcgtTTTGCACAGAATCAGGAATTGG CTACCTAATACAATTACTCATACAATGGCAGCCGAAGATCGCCCAAGTTGGCTAACTGACTCCGAACTGACCTGGCGAGCAAATCAGCTATTTTTCGAACATCGTGATATGTCTGTAATTGAAGTAAATCTAAACACGGAATCTTATAGCATTTTGTCCGAGTTTCTTGCCGATATTTTGACGGTACAACACAATGTAGCTATTTTTCATGGAA ttgAGTCCCAAGAATATCAAGCCGCCGAACTGATGGTTTTAGATACATTGCACGATATTACGGAATTGCGCAATTGTCCAGATTGTTATAGATATagcaatgaaaaaattaatgcatGGTGGTTTGCGTTGCCCTGTCGGGAGCCACATAACTTGGTGTGGGCAAAACAAAAGGGATACCCGTATTGGCCAGCAAAA GTTATCAAAGAGACTCCTTCCCATTGCGATGTACGATTTTTCGGAGGAAAACACGAACGTTCTCTTATTCACAAATCTTTTATAAAGTCAATATCAGTGtctaaagaaagtttaaag ATAAAACCTTCATCAGCATTCACAAAGTCCCTAGAAGAGCTGATATACCATCAGAGACTGTTGACCGATCCGCGTGAAGTAGAAAATATATTGACGGCGTCCAAGTTTAATAAACCTGCGAAAAAATTACTTACGCCACCAGTGCGTGTACCGAAACCGTCGAGGAAGAAAGCAACTTTGACTTCAATCGTTGCAGACTCAGAAAGTGGAACTTCAGTTACCATCATAAAGAGAAAATCGTCAAGTTCTTCAg GTGTTGCCGAATCTTCGTCAAGTAAAAAAACTAAGGAAGAACCAGAAAGAACCTCGAGTAGTATAATTTCTGGGAATGTTATCAATATTTCAGACGGTGAAGAGGAAGAAACAGATTATTCATTTAGAGGAAACGTAACAACTCAAGAATGTTTCAG attcGATGAGAACTACGAACAAGTCTCGAGCTCTAcggaaaatgacaaaaacaatTCCAACGATGCGGGCTTACATCAGCTAGATCAGCCGTATAGTGACTCGGTGGAGAAG ATGAGAAGAAAGGCGGAATCGCTCactaacaaaaatgaaatcataaaatgtgCCATGGAGTGCATGCAAGCTGAAATCGATAGGATAACAGAAGACCATAATGAACATCTTAAAAGATTGTTTGAATCTCATAATAATCagatctcagaaactaagaAGAAACAGTGG tgttttaacTGTGAACAAGACGCCATTTACCATTGTTGTTGGAATACTGCCTACTGCTCCCAAACGTGTCAGCAGCAACACTGGCAAGCGGAACATAAAAAAGTTTGCCGACGGAAACGACAGGCTTAA
- the LOC136412122 gene encoding zinc finger MYND domain-containing protein 11 isoform X2, with the protein MECCADICIQFINSHFYAWTTGTCNIGSDITMSIRRHCDPINVKKIWDAVRSANVGHQACDTNRIFKYLQNSEKCSLAQIELYLKQCINDGLLIVSRRNYSGNSDGFNCTYRITEQELPDFDGKDWYCFECHLAGEVNMCVNCFRVFHSDCIKSARTKFESHKSSSSLRFNNTSTSRAEPTIDSIDFNLDVFPSANERRNSLIDCTFDEKLCSVCNLVNIDDCKLEKGEMNYLLKFVLHRIRNWLPNTITHTMAAEDRPSWLTDSELTWRANQLFFEHRDMSVIEVNLNTESYSILSEFLADILTVQHNVAIFHGIESQEYQAAELMVLDTLHDITELRNCPDCYRYSNEKINAWWFALPCREPHNLVWAKQKGYPYWPAKVIKETPSHCDVRFFGGKHERSLIHKSFIKSISVSKESLKIKPSSAFTKSLEELIYHQRLLTDPREVENILTASKFNKPAKKLLTPPVRVPKPSRKKATLTSIVADSESGTSVTIIKRKSSSSSGVAESSSSKKTKEEPERTSSSIISGNVINISDGEEEETDYSFRGNVTTQECFRFDENYEQVSSSTENDKNNSNDAGLHQLDQPYSDSVEKMRRKAESLTNKNEIIKCAMECMQAEIDRITEDHNEHLKRLFESHNNQISETKKKQWCFNCEQDAIYHCCWNTAYCSQTCQQQHWQAEHKKVCRRKRQA; encoded by the exons ATGGAGTGTTGTGCAGATATCTGCATTCAGTTCATTAATTCGCATTTCTATGCATGGACCACAGGAACAT GTAACATTGGAAGTGACATCACCATGTCGATTAGACGTCACTGCGAcccaataaatgttaaaaaaatatgggacGCTGTTAGATCAGCCAATGTGGGACATCAGGCATGTGATAcaaacagaatttttaaatatcttcaaaacagtGAAAAGTGCAGTTTAGCCCAAATAGAACTCTACCTTAAGCAGTGTATAAATGATGGACTCTTAAT TGTTTCAAGGAGGAATTATTCAGGTAATTCCGATGGTTTCAATTGTACCTACAGAATAACCGAACAGGAACTG CCTGATTTTGATGGAAAAGATTGGTATTGTTTTGAGTGTCACTTAGCTGGGGAAGTAAACATGTGTGTAAATTGTTTTCGCGTATTCCATTCCGACTGCATCAAAAGTGCAAGGACAAAATTTGAATCTCATAAATCAag TTCATCGCTGAGGTTTAATAATACATCAACGTCTAGGGCCGAACCTACTATAGATTCCATCGACTTCAATCTGGACGTTTTTCCAAGTGCAAATGAACGCAGAAATTCTTTGATCGATTGCACGTTTGACGAAAAACTGTGTAGTGTGTGTAACCTCGTTAATATTGACGACTGCAAACTCGAGAAGGGggaaatgaattatttattgaaattcgtTTTGCACAGAATCAGGAATTGG CTACCTAATACAATTACTCATACAATGGCAGCCGAAGATCGCCCAAGTTGGCTAACTGACTCCGAACTGACCTGGCGAGCAAATCAGCTATTTTTCGAACATCGTGATATGTCTGTAATTGAAGTAAATCTAAACACGGAATCTTATAGCATTTTGTCCGAGTTTCTTGCCGATATTTTGACGGTACAACACAATGTAGCTATTTTTCATGGAA ttgAGTCCCAAGAATATCAAGCCGCCGAACTGATGGTTTTAGATACATTGCACGATATTACGGAATTGCGCAATTGTCCAGATTGTTATAGATATagcaatgaaaaaattaatgcatGGTGGTTTGCGTTGCCCTGTCGGGAGCCACATAACTTGGTGTGGGCAAAACAAAAGGGATACCCGTATTGGCCAGCAAAA GTTATCAAAGAGACTCCTTCCCATTGCGATGTACGATTTTTCGGAGGAAAACACGAACGTTCTCTTATTCACAAATCTTTTATAAAGTCAATATCAGTGtctaaagaaagtttaaag ATAAAACCTTCATCAGCATTCACAAAGTCCCTAGAAGAGCTGATATACCATCAGAGACTGTTGACCGATCCGCGTGAAGTAGAAAATATATTGACGGCGTCCAAGTTTAATAAACCTGCGAAAAAATTACTTACGCCACCAGTGCGTGTACCGAAACCGTCGAGGAAGAAAGCAACTTTGACTTCAATCGTTGCAGACTCAGAAAGTGGAACTTCAGTTACCATCATAAAGAGAAAATCGTCAAGTTCTTCAg GTGTTGCCGAATCTTCGTCAAGTAAAAAAACTAAGGAAGAACCAGAAAGAACCTCGAGTAGTATAATTTCTGGGAATGTTATCAATATTTCAGACGGTGAAGAGGAAGAAACAGATTATTCATTTAGAGGAAACGTAACAACTCAAGAATGTTTCAG attcGATGAGAACTACGAACAAGTCTCGAGCTCTAcggaaaatgacaaaaacaatTCCAACGATGCGGGCTTACATCAGCTAGATCAGCCGTATAGTGACTCGGTGGAGAAG ATGAGAAGAAAGGCGGAATCGCTCactaacaaaaatgaaatcataaaatgtgCCATGGAGTGCATGCAAGCTGAAATCGATAGGATAACAGAAGACCATAATGAACATCTTAAAAGATTGTTTGAATCTCATAATAATCagatctcagaaactaagaAGAAACAGTGG tgttttaacTGTGAACAAGACGCCATTTACCATTGTTGTTGGAATACTGCCTACTGCTCCCAAACGTGTCAGCAGCAACACTGGCAAGCGGAACATAAAAAAGTTTGCCGACGGAAACGACAGGCTTAA
- the LOC136412122 gene encoding zinc finger MYND domain-containing protein 11 isoform X3, with amino-acid sequence MSIRRHCDPINVKKIWDAVRSANVGHQACDTNRIFKYLQNSEKCSLAQIELYLKQCINDGLLIVSRRNYSGNSDGFNCTYRITEQELPDFDGKDWYCFECHLAGEVNMCVNCFRVFHSDCIKSARTKFESHKSSKDETNLSSSLRFNNTSTSRAEPTIDSIDFNLDVFPSANERRNSLIDCTFDEKLCSVCNLVNIDDCKLEKGEMNYLLKFVLHRIRNWLPNTITHTMAAEDRPSWLTDSELTWRANQLFFEHRDMSVIEVNLNTESYSILSEFLADILTVQHNVAIFHGIESQEYQAAELMVLDTLHDITELRNCPDCYRYSNEKINAWWFALPCREPHNLVWAKQKGYPYWPAKVIKETPSHCDVRFFGGKHERSLIHKSFIKSISVSKESLKIKPSSAFTKSLEELIYHQRLLTDPREVENILTASKFNKPAKKLLTPPVRVPKPSRKKATLTSIVADSESGTSVTIIKRKSSSSSGVAESSSSKKTKEEPERTSSSIISGNVINISDGEEEETDYSFRGNVTTQECFRFDENYEQVSSSTENDKNNSNDAGLHQLDQPYSDSVEKMRRKAESLTNKNEIIKCAMECMQAEIDRITEDHNEHLKRLFESHNNQISETKKKQWCFNCEQDAIYHCCWNTAYCSQTCQQQHWQAEHKKVCRRKRQA; translated from the exons ATGTCGATTAGACGTCACTGCGAcccaataaatgttaaaaaaatatgggacGCTGTTAGATCAGCCAATGTGGGACATCAGGCATGTGATAcaaacagaatttttaaatatcttcaaaacagtGAAAAGTGCAGTTTAGCCCAAATAGAACTCTACCTTAAGCAGTGTATAAATGATGGACTCTTAAT TGTTTCAAGGAGGAATTATTCAGGTAATTCCGATGGTTTCAATTGTACCTACAGAATAACCGAACAGGAACTG CCTGATTTTGATGGAAAAGATTGGTATTGTTTTGAGTGTCACTTAGCTGGGGAAGTAAACATGTGTGTAAATTGTTTTCGCGTATTCCATTCCGACTGCATCAAAAGTGCAAGGACAAAATTTGAATCTCATAAATCAag CAAGgatgaaacaaatttaag TTCATCGCTGAGGTTTAATAATACATCAACGTCTAGGGCCGAACCTACTATAGATTCCATCGACTTCAATCTGGACGTTTTTCCAAGTGCAAATGAACGCAGAAATTCTTTGATCGATTGCACGTTTGACGAAAAACTGTGTAGTGTGTGTAACCTCGTTAATATTGACGACTGCAAACTCGAGAAGGGggaaatgaattatttattgaaattcgtTTTGCACAGAATCAGGAATTGG CTACCTAATACAATTACTCATACAATGGCAGCCGAAGATCGCCCAAGTTGGCTAACTGACTCCGAACTGACCTGGCGAGCAAATCAGCTATTTTTCGAACATCGTGATATGTCTGTAATTGAAGTAAATCTAAACACGGAATCTTATAGCATTTTGTCCGAGTTTCTTGCCGATATTTTGACGGTACAACACAATGTAGCTATTTTTCATGGAA ttgAGTCCCAAGAATATCAAGCCGCCGAACTGATGGTTTTAGATACATTGCACGATATTACGGAATTGCGCAATTGTCCAGATTGTTATAGATATagcaatgaaaaaattaatgcatGGTGGTTTGCGTTGCCCTGTCGGGAGCCACATAACTTGGTGTGGGCAAAACAAAAGGGATACCCGTATTGGCCAGCAAAA GTTATCAAAGAGACTCCTTCCCATTGCGATGTACGATTTTTCGGAGGAAAACACGAACGTTCTCTTATTCACAAATCTTTTATAAAGTCAATATCAGTGtctaaagaaagtttaaag ATAAAACCTTCATCAGCATTCACAAAGTCCCTAGAAGAGCTGATATACCATCAGAGACTGTTGACCGATCCGCGTGAAGTAGAAAATATATTGACGGCGTCCAAGTTTAATAAACCTGCGAAAAAATTACTTACGCCACCAGTGCGTGTACCGAAACCGTCGAGGAAGAAAGCAACTTTGACTTCAATCGTTGCAGACTCAGAAAGTGGAACTTCAGTTACCATCATAAAGAGAAAATCGTCAAGTTCTTCAg GTGTTGCCGAATCTTCGTCAAGTAAAAAAACTAAGGAAGAACCAGAAAGAACCTCGAGTAGTATAATTTCTGGGAATGTTATCAATATTTCAGACGGTGAAGAGGAAGAAACAGATTATTCATTTAGAGGAAACGTAACAACTCAAGAATGTTTCAG attcGATGAGAACTACGAACAAGTCTCGAGCTCTAcggaaaatgacaaaaacaatTCCAACGATGCGGGCTTACATCAGCTAGATCAGCCGTATAGTGACTCGGTGGAGAAG ATGAGAAGAAAGGCGGAATCGCTCactaacaaaaatgaaatcataaaatgtgCCATGGAGTGCATGCAAGCTGAAATCGATAGGATAACAGAAGACCATAATGAACATCTTAAAAGATTGTTTGAATCTCATAATAATCagatctcagaaactaagaAGAAACAGTGG tgttttaacTGTGAACAAGACGCCATTTACCATTGTTGTTGGAATACTGCCTACTGCTCCCAAACGTGTCAGCAGCAACACTGGCAAGCGGAACATAAAAAAGTTTGCCGACGGAAACGACAGGCTTAA
- the LOC136412125 gene encoding protein LZIC-like, giving the protein MSYGKTETEKLKQNVENQLDRLLEQLSDLESCKDSLDSLEYDETKEETMEQLKELNESLTKLVNGNISLVSSLGAIQLATQAAISQAFKTPEVIRLFGRREPKQLRERLKGIEEQIKLHKLTIEAGNPQKCEILVALRQLNEQLSREELQFLDQHTNKLSAFKTMEFLELKNE; this is encoded by the exons ATGTCATACGGAAAAacagaaacagaaaaattaaagcaaaatgtGGAGAATCAGTTAGATCGCTTATTAGAACAGCTTTCGGATTTAGAATCCTGCAA aGACTCCCTAGATTCTCTGGAATATGACGAAACAAAGGAAGAGACAATGGAGCAACTAAAAGAACTTAATGAAAGCCTAACAAAATTAGTCAATGGCAATATTTCGCTAGTCAGCAGTTTAGGTGCAATCCAGTTG GCCACACAAGCAGCAATTTCTCAAGCATTTAAAACTCCTGAAGTTATACGGTTGTTTGGAAGAAGGGAACCAAAGCAGTTGAGGGAAAGATTGAAGGGCATTGAAGAGCAAATCAAGTTACACAAACTGACAATTGAAGCTGGAAATCCTCAGAAG TGTGAAATATTGGTAGCCTTAAGACAACTGAATGAGCAACTGTCTAGAGAAGAACTGCAGTTTTTAGATCAGCACACAAATAAACTCAGTGCCTTTAAAACCATGGAATTTTTAGagcttaaaaatgaataa